From Buchnera aphidicola (Periphyllus lyropictus), a single genomic window includes:
- the smpB gene encoding SsrA-binding protein SmpB, protein MLIKKKYYQKKIISVNKKAKHNFFIKKIFTAGISLKGWEVKSIRKGKINISNSYVLLRSCELFLFNCEIQPLKTTNVSFSFINNFNRNRKLLLLRKEIDFISSEMKKFRYTVIPISIFWKKSFCKLKIGLAIGKKLYDKRKEKKNKVLKRELSRISKKFKI, encoded by the coding sequence ATGTTAATAAAAAAAAAATACTATCAAAAAAAAATTATTTCTGTAAATAAAAAAGCTAAACATAATTTTTTTATTAAAAAAATTTTTACTGCTGGAATTTCTTTAAAAGGATGGGAAGTTAAATCTATTCGAAAAGGAAAAATTAATATTAGTAATAGTTATGTTTTATTACGTTCTTGCGAATTATTTTTATTTAATTGTGAAATACAACCTTTAAAAACAACTAATGTTTCATTTTCTTTTATTAATAATTTTAATAGAAATAGAAAATTGTTACTTTTAAGAAAAGAAATTGATTTTATTTCTAGTGAAATGAAAAAATTTAGATATACTGTTATTCCTATTTCTATTTTTTGGAAAAAATCTTTTTGTAAATTAAAAATAGGTTTAGCTATAGGAAAAAAATTATACGATAAAAGAAAAGAAAAAAAAAATAAAGTTTTAAAAAGAGAATTATCTAGAATTTCTAAAAAATTTAAAATTTAA
- a CDS encoding EscU/YscU/HrcU family type III secretion system export apparatus switch protein, producing MTNYEDKTEDPTKRKLKKSQKDGLNTYSRDFNSIIALFIAFLSFWILKDKIFLVLKELFYINFNFNDQILKENFQEIINNFFFL from the coding sequence ATGACAAATTATGAAGATAAAACCGAAGATCCAACTAAAAGAAAATTAAAAAAATCACAAAAAGATGGATTAAATACATATTCTAGAGATTTTAATTCAATAATAGCACTTTTTATAGCTTTTTTAAGTTTTTGGATATTAAAAGATAAAATATTTTTAGTTTTAAAAGAACTTTTTTATATTAATTTTAATTTTAATGATCAAATTTTAAAAGAAAATTTTCAAGAAATTATTAATAATTTTTTTTTTCTTTAA
- the gpt gene encoding xanthine phosphoribosyltransferase produces the protein MKKKYIVTWDMLHIYTKILATRLCNKKSWKGIFAVSRGGLVPCSILSRELGIRYIDTICISSYKNMLYKKLKIIKKVKSIGKDILIIDDLVDTGRTAKIVREMYPKAFFVTIFAKPLGCSYVDDYIIDIPQDTWIEQPWDMFFSYRDPLVKDQ, from the coding sequence ATGAAAAAAAAATATATTGTTACTTGGGATATGCTTCATATTTATACTAAAATTTTAGCTACACGTTTATGTAATAAAAAATCATGGAAAGGAATATTTGCAGTAAGTAGAGGTGGTTTGGTTCCTTGTTCTATTTTATCTCGTGAATTAGGAATAAGATATATTGATACTATATGTATATCAAGTTATAAAAATATGTTATATAAAAAATTAAAAATTATTAAAAAAGTTAAAAGTATAGGAAAAGATATTTTAATTATAGATGATTTAGTAGATACAGGAAGAACTGCAAAAATTGTTAGAGAAATGTATCCTAAAGCATTTTTTGTAACTATTTTTGCTAAACCATTAGGTTGTTCTTATGTAGATGATTATATTATAGATATTCCTCAAGATACTTGGATTGAACAACCTTGGGATATGTTTTTTTCTTATAGAGATCCTTTAGTAAAAGATCAATAA
- the flhA gene encoding flagellar biosynthesis protein FlhA, translating to MINFFSIFNFFKKIKNVKLQEIYGPILIIIILSTMILPLYPIFLDILFTFNIFFSISVLLVSMFIKSTLEFTSFPTVLLFTTLLRLALNIASTRIILLYGHKGTSSAGNVIKSFGHFLVGNNLTIGIVIFIILVIINFVVITKGAGRIAEVSARFILDGMPGKQMSIDSDLNSGLIQEKEANKRRYNISREADFYGSMDGASKFVRGDAIAGILIMIINILGGLIIGLFQHEMSISKATKVYTLLTVGDGLVAQIPALIISTAAGVIVTRVESNKNISEQIIDDLFSNFHVIFLSGIILGIFGLIPGMPNIIFLLFSFLLFFVSWFLKDKNILLKNKIVKQGIPKNDLEISWKNINLEEYLSINLGSKLINLLNLKNKKNLLKKIFFVRKKYVKKFGFIPPQVKIKYNFNLLDNEYKIFIKGVENGSGKILINKYMAINSKFSKKKLSKLEVKEPVFGLQAFWIKKEMSDYAKKKGYTVVDSSTIIATHLDNLISNNLSELFGLQETQKLLNRVNIEYPQLIEGLIPETFSLTILNKVLRNLLFENISIKDMRTIIETLIEYSFLRKNIEELTNMVRISLGKHIFQKLFSNSKKIYVFGLSLKMENFLFKCLNDKNFLNPYLFKKLVNNVKNIIKKNHSSKNPLVFVVNIKLRYFFFNLLKPIFFNINVLSNLEIPNNKRVIFISLLEIL from the coding sequence ATGATCAATTTTTTTTCTATATTTAATTTTTTTAAAAAAATTAAAAATGTTAAATTACAAGAAATTTACGGTCCTATTTTAATTATAATAATTTTATCTACAATGATATTACCTCTATATCCTATTTTTTTAGATATATTATTTACTTTTAATATTTTTTTTTCTATTTCAGTACTATTAGTTTCAATGTTTATTAAAAGTACGTTAGAATTTACTTCTTTTCCAACAGTTCTTTTATTTACAACTTTATTGAGATTAGCTTTAAATATTGCTTCTACTAGAATAATTTTATTATATGGACATAAGGGAACATCTTCTGCTGGAAATGTTATTAAATCTTTTGGTCATTTTTTAGTTGGAAATAATCTTACTATTGGAATAGTTATTTTTATAATTTTAGTAATAATAAATTTTGTTGTAATAACTAAAGGAGCTGGAAGAATTGCAGAAGTTTCAGCTAGATTTATATTAGATGGAATGCCTGGAAAGCAAATGTCTATAGATTCTGATTTAAATTCAGGATTAATTCAAGAAAAAGAAGCAAATAAAAGAAGATATAATATATCTAGAGAAGCAGATTTTTATGGATCAATGGATGGAGCTAGTAAATTTGTTAGAGGTGATGCTATAGCTGGAATTTTAATTATGATTATTAATATTTTAGGAGGTTTAATAATTGGATTATTTCAACATGAAATGAGTATTTCTAAAGCTACTAAAGTATATACTTTATTAACAGTAGGAGACGGTTTAGTAGCTCAAATTCCAGCATTAATTATTTCTACTGCTGCTGGAGTAATTGTTACACGAGTAGAAAGTAATAAAAATATTAGTGAACAAATTATTGATGATTTATTTTCTAATTTTCATGTAATTTTTTTAAGTGGTATTATATTAGGAATATTTGGTTTAATTCCAGGCATGCCTAATATTATTTTTCTATTATTTTCTTTTTTATTATTTTTTGTGTCTTGGTTTTTAAAAGATAAAAATATATTATTAAAAAATAAAATAGTTAAGCAAGGTATACCTAAAAATGATTTAGAGATTTCTTGGAAAAATATTAATTTAGAAGAATATTTGTCTATTAATTTAGGAAGTAAATTAATAAATTTATTAAATTTAAAAAATAAAAAAAATCTATTAAAAAAAATTTTTTTTGTTAGAAAAAAATATGTTAAAAAATTTGGGTTTATACCTCCTCAAGTAAAAATTAAATATAATTTTAATTTATTAGATAATGAATATAAAATTTTTATTAAAGGAGTAGAAAATGGTTCAGGAAAAATCTTAATAAATAAATATATGGCAATTAATTCTAAATTTTCTAAAAAAAAGTTATCTAAATTAGAAGTAAAAGAACCAGTTTTTGGTTTACAAGCTTTTTGGATTAAAAAAGAAATGTCAGATTATGCTAAAAAAAAAGGATATACAGTTGTAGATTCTAGTACAATTATTGCTACTCATTTAGATAATTTAATTTCTAATAATTTAAGTGAATTATTTGGACTTCAAGAAACTCAAAAATTATTAAATCGAGTAAATATAGAATACCCTCAATTAATTGAAGGATTAATTCCAGAAACATTTAGTTTGACAATTTTAAATAAAGTATTAAGAAATCTTTTATTTGAAAATATTTCTATAAAAGATATGAGAACTATTATAGAAACTTTAATTGAATATTCTTTTTTAAGAAAAAATATTGAAGAATTGACAAATATGGTTAGAATTTCTTTAGGTAAACATATTTTCCAAAAATTATTTTCTAATTCTAAAAAAATTTATGTTTTTGGTTTATCTTTAAAAATGGAAAACTTTTTATTTAAATGTTTAAATGATAAAAATTTTCTTAATCCATACTTATTTAAAAAACTTGTTAATAATGTAAAAAATATAATAAAAAAAAATCATTCTTCAAAAAATCCATTAGTTTTTGTTGTAAATATTAAATTAAGATATTTTTTTTTTAATTTATTAAAACCTATTTTTTTTAATATTAATGTTTTATCGAATTTAGAAATCCCTAATAATAAAAGAGTAATCTTTATTAGTTTATTAGAGATTTTATAA
- the dnaQ gene encoding DNA polymerase III subunit epsilon — protein sequence MNKKFSRKVVLDTETTGINSSGPIYLNHRIIEIGAIEIIDRKITKNIFHTYIKPNRLVEKEAYKIHGISDNFLINKPIFSEIYKKFLNYIKNSQLIIHNAKFDLGFINYELTMLNKKIPDILNFCTILDTLKLSRKIFPGKKNSLEALCKRYKINYNRKLHSAILDAKLLAQVYLLMTSSQKSFFFMNNNSNHNILKRPKENKFKYTPIFKKANVSEINLHKKYLKKMKKNGKCLWLT from the coding sequence ATGAATAAAAAATTTTCTAGAAAAGTAGTTCTTGATACTGAGACAACTGGAATTAATTCTTCAGGTCCAATATATTTAAATCATCGTATTATAGAAATTGGAGCAATTGAGATTATTGATAGAAAAATTACTAAAAATATTTTTCATACTTATATTAAACCTAATCGTTTAGTAGAAAAAGAAGCATATAAAATTCATGGAATTTCTGATAATTTTTTAATAAATAAACCTATTTTTTCTGAAATTTATAAAAAATTTTTAAATTATATAAAAAATTCTCAATTAATTATTCATAATGCTAAATTTGATTTAGGTTTTATTAATTATGAATTAACTATGTTAAATAAAAAAATTCCAGATATATTAAATTTTTGTACTATCTTAGATACTTTAAAATTATCAAGAAAAATATTTCCAGGAAAAAAAAATAGTTTAGAAGCTTTATGTAAACGTTATAAAATCAATTATAATAGAAAATTACATAGTGCTATTTTAGATGCTAAATTGTTAGCTCAAGTGTATTTATTAATGACTTCTTCTCAAAAATCTTTTTTTTTCATGAATAATAATTCTAATCATAACATTTTAAAAAGACCAAAAGAAAATAAATTTAAATATACTCCTATATTTAAAAAAGCAAATGTTTCAGAAATAAATTTACATAAAAAATATCTAAAAAAAATGAAGAAAAATGGAAAATGTCTTTGGTTAACTTAA
- the acpS gene encoding holo-ACP synthase, with protein sequence MKIIGIGIDILKIKRLKRIIKIYKDKFIKKILSKKEIKKYKKKKRKINFLAKSFVIKEATCKALGTGMKKGISFKSIEIYKNKLNKPKINYLSKALKKKRKLGVKKSHISFTDEKKYAQAIVILE encoded by the coding sequence ATGAAAATTATAGGAATTGGTATTGATATTTTAAAAATAAAAAGATTAAAAAGAATCATAAAAATATATAAAGATAAATTTATAAAAAAAATTTTATCAAAAAAAGAAATTAAAAAATATAAAAAAAAAAAAAGAAAAATTAATTTTTTAGCTAAAAGTTTTGTAATAAAAGAAGCTACATGTAAAGCTTTAGGAACAGGAATGAAAAAAGGAATATCATTTAAAAGTATTGAAATATACAAAAATAAATTAAATAAACCTAAAATAAATTATTTATCAAAAGCTTTAAAAAAAAAAAGAAAATTAGGAGTTAAAAAATCTCATATCAGTTTTACTGATGAAAAAAAATATGCTCAAGCAATTGTTATTTTAGAATAA
- the tadA gene encoding tRNA adenosine(34) deaminase TadA, with protein MNSKKKHENWMRISLLLANIAYNQGEVPVGSLLINSKKIIGIGWNSSINNNNPTSHAEIIALSKGGKFLKNYRLLKSTLYVTLEPCLMCLGAILHSRINKLVIGAKNYKNYNKIFYDINDILNFKNKKIKIIKNVLKKECSILLKQFFYKKRS; from the coding sequence ATGAATAGTAAAAAAAAACATGAAAATTGGATGAGAATTTCTTTACTTTTAGCTAATATTGCATATAATCAAGGAGAGGTACCTGTTGGTTCATTATTAATAAATTCCAAAAAAATAATTGGAATAGGATGGAATAGTTCCATAAATAATAATAATCCAACAAGTCATGCAGAAATTATTGCATTAAGTAAAGGAGGAAAATTTTTAAAAAATTATAGATTATTAAAATCTACTTTATATGTAACTTTAGAGCCTTGTTTAATGTGTTTAGGAGCTATTTTACATAGTAGAATTAATAAATTAGTAATAGGAGCAAAAAATTATAAAAATTATAATAAAATATTTTATGATATTAATGATATTTTAAATTTTAAAAATAAAAAAATTAAAATTATAAAAAATGTTTTGAAAAAAGAATGTTCTATTTTATTAAAACAATTTTTTTATAAAAAAAGGTCATAA
- the proS gene encoding proline--tRNA ligase, which translates to MKKTKYILFTKKENPNYAKKISHKLMIRAGIISKISSGIYTWLPNGVRVLKNIKKIIHNEMKKNSCIEIILPILQPSSLWNKSKRIKSYGNELFKILDRKNKTLILSPTHEEIITNFIKNKIHSYKELPIILYQIQTKFRDEIRPKSGILRTREFIMKDAYSFHENKKSLQKTYKKMYIAYIKIFKKMNLKTKIIKVNNGVIGGSISHEFHVNYKKKKNKLNSSCTKSKIKSIEIGHIFQLNKTYSKIFNVCIQTKKKEKKKLEMGCYGIGISRLIGAIIENNHDKKGIIWPISIAPFQVCIIPINILKNKKIKKISNKIYSELKKENITVLFYNKPEQPGIMFSETDLIGCPYKIIISNSTIINNCVELQNRKTKKKENIKINKISKILLKKIKLK; encoded by the coding sequence ATGAAAAAAACAAAATATATTCTTTTTACTAAAAAAGAGAATCCAAATTATGCTAAAAAAATTAGCCATAAATTAATGATTAGAGCAGGAATAATATCTAAAATTTCTTCTGGAATATATACATGGTTACCAAATGGAGTAAGAGTTTTAAAAAATATAAAAAAAATTATACATAATGAAATGAAAAAAAATTCTTGCATAGAAATTATATTACCTATTCTTCAACCTTCTTCATTATGGAATAAAAGTAAAAGAATTAAATCTTATGGAAATGAATTATTTAAAATTTTAGATAGAAAAAATAAAACATTAATATTATCCCCTACACATGAAGAAATAATTACTAATTTTATAAAAAACAAAATACACTCTTATAAAGAATTACCAATTATACTATATCAAATTCAAACAAAATTTAGAGATGAAATTAGACCAAAATCTGGAATTTTAAGAACAAGAGAATTTATTATGAAAGATGCATATTCATTTCATGAAAATAAAAAATCTCTTCAAAAAACATATAAAAAAATGTATATAGCTTACATAAAAATTTTTAAAAAAATGAATTTAAAAACTAAAATAATAAAAGTAAATAATGGAGTAATTGGAGGAAGTATATCTCATGAATTTCATGTAAATTATAAAAAAAAAAAAAATAAATTAAATAGTTCATGTACTAAATCAAAAATAAAAAGTATTGAAATAGGTCATATTTTTCAATTAAATAAAACATATTCAAAAATATTTAATGTTTGTATTCAAACAAAAAAAAAAGAAAAAAAGAAATTAGAAATGGGATGTTATGGAATTGGAATTAGTAGATTAATAGGAGCGATTATTGAAAATAATCATGATAAAAAAGGAATAATTTGGCCTATTTCTATAGCTCCTTTTCAAGTTTGCATTATTCCAATCAATATATTAAAAAATAAAAAAATAAAAAAAATATCTAATAAAATATATTCTGAATTAAAAAAAGAAAATATTACAGTTTTATTTTATAATAAACCAGAACAACCAGGTATAATGTTTTCAGAAACAGATTTAATTGGATGTCCATATAAAATTATCATTAGTAATTCAACAATAATTAATAATTGTGTTGAACTTCAAAATAGAAAAACAAAAAAAAAAGAAAATATAAAAATAAATAAAATATCAAAAATATTGCTAAAAAAAATAAAACTTAAATAA
- the era gene encoding GTPase Era: MKTKKEHCGKIAIIGDQNSGKSTLMNILIKKKISITSKKKNTTQQNITGIKTKKKYQFIYIDTPGFKKREKNKKYSIKKIINFQNYIFKDLTIVLLVIEKTFFNNNHINIINLLKKKKIPIIIIINKSDKIKKKNILLPFIKYLNKQLNIKKIIPCSAKTGENIKILKKIIKKYIPIKKHIYKNNVNDNLSLKFKIHEIIREKIMRYFGDELPYTINIKIFSIKENIKKEMIIKTFIYLKHERQKKIFIGKNGEKIKLLSLLTKKSLEKILLKKIHLYIWIKYKKNYQKCL; encoded by the coding sequence GTGAAAACTAAAAAAGAACATTGTGGAAAAATTGCTATTATTGGAGATCAAAATTCAGGAAAATCAACTTTAATGAATATATTGATCAAAAAAAAAATATCAATTACATCAAAAAAAAAAAATACCACACAACAAAACATAACAGGAATTAAAACAAAAAAAAAATATCAATTTATTTATATTGATACTCCTGGATTTAAAAAAAGAGAAAAAAATAAAAAATATTCTATAAAAAAAATTATTAATTTTCAAAATTATATATTTAAAGATTTAACAATAGTTTTATTAGTTATTGAAAAAACATTTTTTAATAATAATCATATTAATATTATTAATTTATTAAAAAAAAAAAAAATTCCTATAATAATAATTATTAATAAATCTGATAAAATAAAAAAAAAAAATATATTATTACCTTTTATAAAATATTTAAATAAACAATTAAATATTAAAAAAATTATACCATGTTCTGCTAAAACAGGAGAAAATATAAAAATTTTAAAAAAAATTATTAAAAAATATATACCAATAAAAAAACATATTTATAAAAATAATGTAAATGATAATTTATCTTTAAAATTTAAAATTCATGAAATTATAAGAGAAAAAATAATGAGATATTTTGGAGATGAATTACCATATACAATTAATATAAAAATTTTTTCTATTAAAGAAAACATAAAAAAAGAAATGATTATAAAAACTTTTATATATTTAAAACATGAAAGACAAAAAAAAATCTTTATTGGAAAAAATGGAGAAAAAATTAAATTACTTAGTTTATTAACAAAAAAAAGTTTAGAAAAAATACTACTTAAAAAAATTCATTTATATATTTGGATTAAATATAAAAAAAATTATCAAAAATGTTTATAA
- a CDS encoding EscU/YscU/HrcU family type III secretion system export apparatus switch protein, giving the protein MLSVFFSTFLLFTFSVFIAPLLSNNFSFVMRKITFDINKLNFINGLKNIISYVTVVEFFKILIQACILFFCTGIYFWINIIKNFNLIYEIPYYAFFDGFCSISFCYLIFLIFLFPIILFDIFWKNYLYISELKMSFKELKDEFKNTEGNPEIKNKMREKIRSFLKKKIHFKINDVDFIVSGFLKYSIALQYNKDLMPAPKILLKEKKGYFSKIYKLGKKNNILIIKSNILSKLLYKHSKVGEYIPNFLYPVVAKILANNLNIKK; this is encoded by the coding sequence ATTTTATCTGTTTTTTTTTCTACTTTTTTATTATTTACTTTTTCTGTTTTTATTGCTCCTTTATTGTCTAATAATTTTTCTTTTGTTATGAGAAAAATAACTTTTGATATTAATAAACTTAATTTTATAAATGGATTAAAAAATATAATATCATATGTTACAGTTGTGGAGTTTTTTAAAATTTTAATACAAGCTTGTATTCTTTTTTTTTGTACTGGAATTTATTTTTGGATAAATATTATAAAAAATTTTAATTTAATATATGAAATTCCTTATTATGCTTTTTTTGATGGATTTTGTTCTATTAGTTTTTGTTATTTAATTTTTCTTATTTTTTTATTTCCTATAATATTATTTGATATTTTTTGGAAAAATTATTTATATATAAGTGAATTAAAAATGAGTTTTAAAGAATTAAAAGATGAATTTAAAAATACTGAAGGAAATCCTGAAATAAAAAATAAAATGCGTGAAAAAATTCGTTCTTTTTTAAAAAAAAAGATACATTTTAAAATTAATGATGTAGATTTTATTGTTTCAGGTTTTTTAAAATATTCAATAGCTTTACAATATAATAAGGATTTAATGCCAGCTCCTAAAATATTATTAAAAGAAAAAAAAGGATATTTTTCTAAAATTTATAAATTAGGAAAAAAAAATAATATATTAATTATAAAATCTAATATATTATCAAAACTTTTATATAAACATTCAAAGGTAGGAGAATATATTCCAAATTTTTTATATCCTGTTGTAGCTAAAATTTTAGCAAATAATTTAAATATTAAAAAATAA
- the rnhA gene encoding ribonuclease HI, with the protein MKKIINIFSDGSCLGNPGPGGYCTIIKYKKKKKIFSSGFFFTTNNRMELMSVIIGIKKIKIASKIIINTDSKYVNYGVTKWMKIWIKNNWLKKNNKKVKNIDLWKKLNKLIKKHIKINWNWVKSHSGQLENELCDLRAKKEAKNPKKIDKGYILKKFKNK; encoded by the coding sequence ATGAAAAAAATAATTAACATATTTAGTGATGGATCTTGTTTAGGAAATCCAGGACCAGGAGGATATTGTACAATTATTAAATATAAAAAAAAAAAAAAAATATTTAGTTCAGGTTTTTTTTTCACAACAAATAATAGAATGGAATTAATGAGTGTAATTATTGGAATAAAAAAAATTAAAATAGCTTCAAAAATTATTATTAATACTGACAGTAAATATGTAAATTATGGAGTAACAAAATGGATGAAAATTTGGATAAAAAATAATTGGTTAAAAAAAAATAATAAAAAAGTAAAAAATATTGATCTTTGGAAGAAATTAAATAAACTTATTAAAAAACATATAAAAATTAATTGGAATTGGGTAAAAAGTCATTCAGGTCAATTAGAAAACGAATTATGTGATTTACGAGCTAAAAAAGAAGCAAAAAATCCAAAAAAAATAGATAAAGGGTATATTTTAAAAAAATTTAAAAATAAATAA
- a CDS encoding nucleotide exchange factor GrpE → MTLKEKNIFKNIKFRKKDVKKNNKILKSLKKKEEKLINKYIILKNIEKEKINKIKLRLDKDLEIIYKFSLEKYFINLLPIIDSLEMAFKNIKNSNDLISKKLYKNNCFLLNILTENNVSIIDKINVPFDPTIHQAIFLKNSKKIKKNNVIEVLQKGYLLNNRLLRAAMVSVSKNLIKN, encoded by the coding sequence ATGACTTTAAAAGAAAAAAATATTTTTAAAAATATTAAATTTAGAAAAAAAGATGTAAAAAAAAATAACAAAATTTTAAAATCATTAAAAAAAAAAGAAGAAAAGTTAATAAATAAATATATTATCTTAAAAAATATAGAAAAAGAAAAAATAAATAAAATAAAATTAAGATTAGATAAAGATTTAGAAATTATTTATAAATTTTCTTTAGAAAAATATTTTATTAATTTATTACCTATTATAGATAGTTTAGAAATGGCTTTTAAAAATATTAAAAATTCTAATGATTTAATTTCAAAAAAATTATATAAAAATAATTGTTTTTTATTGAATATTTTAACTGAAAATAATGTTTCTATTATTGACAAAATAAATGTTCCTTTTGATCCAACTATACATCAAGCTATTTTTTTAAAAAATTCTAAAAAAATAAAAAAAAATAATGTTATAGAAGTTTTACAAAAAGGATATTTATTAAACAATCGTTTATTAAGAGCTGCTATGGTTTCAGTTTCAAAAAATTTAATTAAAAATTAA
- the argS gene encoding arginine--tRNA ligase, with amino-acid sequence MKIKSILKKKIKKMFFKNNYNKKIKIIIQKNKNIKNGHYQLNNLFNISKIYKTTPKKLAKKILKKNKFDIIKKMEFSKPCFINIFLNKKWIEKSLEKILKNKKFISPIKKKTVVIDYSSPNMAKSMHVGHLRSTIIGDSVSRIMEYIGNKVIRANHIGDWGNQFGMLIAYIKKKNLKISKKISISKIEEIYCQAKKLYDKNKKFLKKTNKYTKKLQKKEKFCYKIWKKIVKLNIKENEKIYKLLNIKLTKKDIFGESFYKKMLKKIVQDLLKRKIATIKNGNIIVFLKNFKNRKGKKMGVILKKKDGSFLYSIIDIACIKYRYEQLKAEIILYYVDSRQKQHLLQIYEISKIAGYIPNNIKVKHHIFGMMLSENNQPFQTRSGNTIKLIELIKKSIKKSKKILKEKNKLISKKKLISLSKIIGIGAIKYADLSKNRKTNYIFNWNQMLSFEGNTSLYIQYTYTRILSILRKYKKNLLNIKNSFKISNNYETILSISILQFEEIIIKSSKKGKPHLLCSYIYQLASKYSNFYEKYNILKEKNKKIRDSRLKISFLVSKILKKGLNLLGIKVSKSI; translated from the coding sequence ATGAAAATTAAATCTATATTAAAAAAAAAAATAAAAAAAATGTTTTTTAAAAATAACTATAATAAAAAAATTAAAATAATTATACAAAAAAATAAAAACATAAAAAATGGACACTATCAATTAAATAATTTATTTAATATTTCTAAAATCTACAAAACAACTCCAAAAAAATTAGCAAAAAAAATATTAAAAAAAAATAAATTTGATATAATAAAAAAAATGGAATTTTCTAAACCATGTTTTATAAATATTTTTTTAAATAAAAAATGGATAGAAAAATCTTTAGAAAAAATTTTAAAAAATAAAAAATTTATTTCACCAATAAAAAAAAAAACTGTTGTAATTGATTATTCTTCTCCAAATATGGCAAAATCTATGCATGTAGGACATTTAAGATCAACTATAATAGGTGATTCTGTATCAAGAATAATGGAATATATAGGAAATAAAGTTATACGAGCTAATCATATTGGAGATTGGGGAAACCAATTTGGAATGTTAATTGCATATATAAAAAAAAAAAATTTAAAGATATCAAAAAAAATATCAATATCAAAAATAGAAGAAATATATTGTCAAGCAAAAAAATTATATGATAAAAATAAAAAATTCTTAAAAAAAACAAATAAATATACAAAAAAATTACAAAAAAAAGAAAAATTTTGTTATAAAATATGGAAAAAAATTGTTAAATTAAACATTAAAGAAAATGAAAAAATATATAAATTACTAAATATAAAATTAACTAAAAAAGACATTTTTGGAGAAAGTTTTTACAAAAAAATGTTAAAAAAAATTGTTCAAGATCTATTAAAAAGAAAAATTGCTACCATAAAAAATGGAAATATTATTGTATTTTTAAAAAATTTTAAAAATAGAAAAGGAAAAAAAATGGGAGTAATTCTTAAAAAAAAAGATGGTTCTTTTTTATATTCAATTATTGATATTGCATGTATAAAATATAGATATGAACAACTAAAAGCAGAAATTATATTATATTATGTCGATTCTCGTCAAAAACAACATTTATTACAAATTTATGAAATTTCAAAAATAGCTGGATATATACCTAACAATATTAAAGTAAAGCATCATATTTTTGGAATGATGCTTTCTGAAAATAATCAACCTTTTCAAACAAGATCTGGAAATACAATTAAATTAATAGAATTAATTAAAAAATCTATAAAAAAATCTAAAAAAATTTTAAAAGAAAAAAATAAATTAATATCTAAAAAAAAATTAATATCTCTTTCTAAAATAATAGGAATTGGTGCAATTAAATATGCAGATTTATCAAAAAATAGAAAAACTAATTACATTTTTAATTGGAACCAAATGTTATCTTTTGAAGGAAATACTTCACTTTATATACAATATACTTATACAAGAATTTTATCTATTTTAAGAAAATATAAAAAAAATCTTTTAAATATAAAAAATTCTTTTAAAATTTCAAATAACTATGAAACAATTTTATCCATATCTATTTTACAATTTGAAGAAATAATAATAAAATCTTCTAAAAAAGGGAAACCACATTTATTATGCTCTTATATATATCAATTAGCATCCAAATATTCCAATTTTTATGAAAAATATAATATTTTAAAAGAAAAAAATAAAAAGATACGTGATAGCAGATTAAAAATATCTTTTTTAGTTTCTAAAATATTAAAAAAAGGATTAAATTTACTTGGAATAAAAGTTTCAAAATCTATTTAG